One Clavibacter zhangzhiyongii genomic region harbors:
- a CDS encoding ATP-binding cassette domain-containing protein, which translates to MTGAPVLEVRGIGRSYGAVEALSGISTAVAAGEVTCVLGDNGAGKSTFIKVLAGVHAPTSGTMLLDGEPVTFASPRDALQAGIATVHQDLAVVPLMPVWRNFFLGSELTTGRGPLRRLDVRAMRAITREQLGRMGIDLRDVDQPIGTLSGGERQSVAIARAVHLGARVLILDEPTAALGVKQSGVVLRYIARARDRGLGVVFITHNPHHAYPVGDRFLVLSRGSALGTFEKDGITLDELTRLMAGGAELDALAHELARDPDADGGGRAAR; encoded by the coding sequence ATGACCGGCGCGCCCGTCCTCGAGGTCCGCGGAATCGGCAGGTCGTACGGCGCCGTGGAGGCGCTCTCCGGCATCTCGACCGCGGTCGCGGCCGGCGAGGTCACGTGCGTGCTCGGCGACAACGGCGCGGGCAAGTCGACCTTCATCAAGGTGCTCGCGGGCGTGCACGCGCCGACCTCCGGCACGATGCTCCTCGACGGCGAGCCCGTGACGTTCGCCTCGCCGCGGGACGCCCTGCAGGCGGGCATCGCCACCGTGCACCAGGACCTCGCGGTCGTCCCACTCATGCCCGTGTGGCGGAACTTCTTCCTCGGCTCCGAGCTGACCACGGGCCGGGGGCCGCTCCGCCGGCTCGACGTGCGGGCCATGAGGGCGATCACGCGCGAGCAGCTCGGGCGGATGGGCATCGACCTGCGCGACGTCGACCAGCCCATCGGCACGCTCTCCGGCGGCGAGCGCCAGTCCGTTGCCATCGCGCGGGCCGTGCACCTCGGCGCCCGCGTCCTGATCCTCGACGAGCCGACCGCCGCGCTCGGCGTCAAGCAGTCCGGCGTCGTGCTGCGGTACATCGCCCGCGCGCGCGACCGGGGGCTCGGGGTGGTGTTCATCACGCACAACCCGCACCACGCGTACCCGGTGGGCGACCGGTTCCTCGTGCTCAGCCGCGGATCCGCCCTCGGCACGTTCGAGAAGGACGGGATCACGCTCGACGAGCTCACCCGCCTGATGGCCGGCGGCGCCGAGCTCGACGCGCTCGCGCACGAGTTGGCGCGGGACCCGGACGCGGACGGAGGCGGCCGGGCCGCCCGCTGA
- a CDS encoding ABC transporter permease, whose product MTTPATTTPARPRPAPRRLRGLLARPEVGALAAALAVLVFFSVYTPQFLTLAGAGVWLESASTFGIMAVAVAMLMIGGEFDLSAGVMTGFSALVVGILTSHYGLSIWVAVLVSLAAALAIGALNGFLVMRTGLPSFIVTLGTFFALAGVDLAVTKAITGQVAIQGMTKVPSYDQIQPVFGSSLQLGGGTFYVSVLWWAIVTAAATWILLRTRAGNWIFAVGGAKESARQVGVPVLRTKVGLFMGTAGAAWLVGMISLFRTSTVQANTGVGQEFIYIICAVVGGCLLTGGFGSAVGAALGALVYGMVFQGITFAQWDTNWLRTILGVMLLAAVLLNHWVRTRAGGAR is encoded by the coding sequence ATGACGACCCCCGCCACGACGACGCCCGCGAGGCCGCGCCCCGCGCCCCGACGCCTCCGCGGCCTCCTCGCCCGCCCGGAGGTCGGGGCCCTCGCGGCCGCCCTCGCGGTGCTCGTCTTCTTCTCCGTCTACACGCCGCAGTTCCTCACCCTCGCGGGCGCCGGCGTGTGGCTCGAGTCGGCCTCGACCTTCGGGATCATGGCGGTCGCCGTCGCGATGCTCATGATCGGCGGCGAGTTCGACCTCTCCGCCGGCGTCATGACGGGCTTCTCGGCGCTCGTGGTCGGCATCCTCACCTCGCACTACGGCCTCAGCATCTGGGTGGCCGTGCTCGTGTCGCTCGCGGCGGCCCTCGCGATCGGCGCGCTCAACGGGTTCCTCGTCATGCGCACCGGGCTGCCCAGCTTCATCGTGACGCTCGGCACGTTCTTCGCGCTGGCGGGCGTCGACCTCGCCGTCACGAAGGCCATCACGGGCCAGGTCGCGATCCAGGGCATGACGAAGGTGCCGTCCTACGACCAGATCCAGCCGGTCTTCGGCTCGTCGCTGCAGCTGGGCGGCGGCACGTTCTACGTCTCGGTGCTGTGGTGGGCGATCGTCACGGCCGCGGCGACGTGGATCCTGCTGCGCACCCGCGCCGGCAACTGGATCTTCGCGGTCGGCGGCGCGAAGGAGTCCGCCCGCCAGGTGGGCGTGCCGGTCCTCCGGACCAAGGTCGGCCTCTTCATGGGCACCGCGGGCGCGGCCTGGCTCGTCGGCATGATCTCGCTGTTCCGCACCTCGACGGTGCAGGCGAACACGGGCGTCGGCCAGGAGTTCATCTACATCATCTGCGCGGTTGTCGGCGGGTGCCTGCTCACGGGCGGCTTCGGCTCGGCCGTCGGCGCGGCCCTCGGCGCGCTCGTCTACGGGATGGTCTTCCAGGGCATCACCTTCGCGCAGTGGGACACGAACTGGCTGCGCACGATCCTCGGCGTGATGCTGCTCGCGGCCGTGCTCCTCAACCACTGGGTGCGCACCCGGGCGGGAGGCGCGCGATGA
- a CDS encoding sugar ABC transporter substrate-binding protein yields the protein MKTSSLAPLGLVIAAGLLLTSCAGTGQDPAPSAASGDGDLSFAVVTHSGPGDTFWDRVKSGAEAAGADYGASVSYTGDPDPARQSQLIDSAVAQGTDGIVVSMANPDGLRDSVEKAVAAGIPVVTINSGMERSAEFGALAHIGQSETVAGEAVGERLGQAGLGNVLCVIHEAGNVGHEERCRAAAGAFGGRMTNLQVDGTNDAEVKATVKSKLQADPSLDGVLTLGGQYAIDAVGAVAESGSRAQVATFDLSEDVVADVQAGSILFAVDQQPYVQGFLGITALQLNATNGTVIGGGQPVYSGPAFVTRENAAEVAEHAADGTR from the coding sequence ATGAAGACCAGTTCCCTCGCCCCGCTCGGCCTCGTGATCGCGGCCGGCCTCCTCCTCACCTCCTGCGCGGGCACGGGCCAGGATCCCGCCCCCTCGGCGGCGTCCGGCGACGGCGACCTCTCCTTCGCGGTGGTCACCCACTCGGGCCCGGGCGACACGTTCTGGGACCGCGTGAAGTCGGGCGCGGAGGCGGCGGGCGCGGACTACGGCGCGAGCGTCTCCTACACGGGCGACCCGGATCCCGCGCGCCAGTCGCAGCTGATCGACAGCGCCGTCGCCCAGGGCACCGACGGCATCGTCGTGTCGATGGCGAACCCCGACGGCCTGCGCGACAGCGTCGAGAAGGCCGTCGCCGCGGGCATCCCCGTCGTCACCATCAACTCGGGGATGGAGCGCTCCGCCGAGTTCGGCGCCCTCGCGCACATCGGCCAGAGCGAGACCGTCGCGGGCGAGGCCGTCGGCGAGCGCCTCGGCCAGGCCGGCCTCGGGAACGTGCTGTGCGTGATCCACGAGGCCGGCAACGTCGGCCACGAGGAGCGCTGCCGCGCGGCCGCCGGCGCCTTCGGGGGCCGCATGACGAACCTCCAGGTCGACGGCACGAACGACGCCGAGGTGAAGGCCACCGTCAAGTCGAAGCTGCAGGCGGATCCCTCGCTCGACGGCGTGCTGACGCTCGGCGGCCAGTACGCGATCGACGCGGTCGGCGCCGTCGCCGAGTCCGGCAGCCGGGCCCAGGTGGCGACCTTCGACCTCAGCGAGGACGTCGTGGCGGACGTCCAGGCGGGCTCGATCCTGTTCGCCGTCGACCAGCAGCCGTACGTGCAGGGGTTCCTCGGGATCACCGCGCTGCAGCTGAACGCGACGAACGGCACCGTGATCGGCGGCGGCCAGCCCGTGTACTCCGGCCCGGCGTTCGTGACCCGCGAGAACGCGGCCGAGGTCGCCGAGCACGCGGCCGACGGCACGCGCTGA
- a CDS encoding ExeM/NucH family extracellular endonuclease, which translates to MIDTETAPASADGERRPARVRRAARPLAVATALALGLSALVASPAQAATVAIADVQGTGSATPYAGQVVTVEGVVTADHRGASGYAGIVIQTPGSGGTADATPGASDGIFVYLASADPAVAIGDLVRVTGTASERQGQTQVAATATDLVQAAVGAPAATPLPDTLRGADRESLESMLVTPTGDYLVGSAHQLENFGTLWLSAGAELPVKSTDEVRPGPEADRIAADNRARRLLLDDGYNIQLTNGAYPAGATQPYYTADRVVRNGDVPVFPTTPYVLGYGFDDWRLQPTTPLTSLDAAGRVPTFTSGNPRPASSPEVGGDVRIAGFNVLNYFTTLGERGAQDAAAFQRQRAKIVTAITGLDAEVVTLMEIENSSRFGEPADTATADLVRGLNDAAGSTVWDYVRTPAALQSTPTDEIQNAIIYRTDAVTPVGAAATQIDETVWGNAREPIAQSFRGDDRTFTVVANHFKSKSGSGTQPADGQGFFNADRVAQAKAVARFATELRASSGSDLLYLLGDFNAYAQEDPIQVLRDAGFVDLVPAKAPGERTYSFDGEVGSLDHVLATGAGAAAVTGVGVWDLNAPEWAAREYDGTATDGSSAFRSSDHDPVKVGLDTVRDASTLVGYADRLLARSGQPVRYTVRLAAGASAPTGRVQVLDRGRAIASVDLTAADAGRATVTLPALSRGIHLLTASYAGGDAAKGSSTVWPSIVLVW; encoded by the coding sequence ATGATCGACACCGAGACCGCACCTGCATCCGCCGACGGGGAGCGCCGGCCGGCCCGCGTCCGCCGCGCCGCCCGCCCGCTCGCCGTCGCGACGGCCCTGGCCCTCGGCCTCTCGGCGCTCGTCGCGTCGCCGGCCCAGGCCGCGACCGTCGCCATCGCCGACGTGCAGGGCACCGGCAGCGCGACCCCGTACGCCGGCCAGGTCGTCACGGTCGAGGGCGTCGTCACCGCCGACCACCGCGGCGCCAGCGGGTACGCCGGCATCGTGATCCAGACCCCGGGCTCCGGCGGCACGGCGGACGCCACCCCGGGCGCCTCCGACGGGATCTTCGTCTACCTCGCGAGCGCCGACCCCGCCGTCGCGATCGGCGACCTCGTGCGCGTCACGGGCACCGCCTCCGAGCGCCAGGGCCAGACCCAGGTCGCCGCGACCGCGACCGACCTGGTGCAGGCCGCCGTCGGCGCGCCCGCCGCCACGCCGCTGCCCGACACGCTCCGCGGCGCCGACCGCGAGTCGCTCGAGAGCATGCTCGTGACGCCCACGGGCGACTACCTGGTCGGATCCGCGCACCAGCTGGAGAACTTCGGCACCCTCTGGCTGAGCGCCGGCGCCGAGCTCCCGGTCAAGTCCACGGACGAGGTGCGCCCCGGCCCCGAGGCCGACCGGATCGCTGCCGACAACCGCGCGCGCCGGCTCCTGCTCGACGACGGCTACAACATCCAGCTCACCAACGGCGCGTACCCGGCGGGTGCGACGCAGCCGTACTACACGGCCGACCGCGTCGTGCGGAACGGCGACGTCCCCGTCTTCCCGACCACGCCGTACGTGCTCGGCTACGGCTTCGACGACTGGCGCCTCCAGCCCACGACGCCGCTCACGTCGCTCGACGCGGCCGGCCGCGTGCCGACCTTCACGAGCGGGAACCCGCGCCCCGCGTCCTCGCCCGAGGTCGGCGGCGACGTCCGCATCGCGGGCTTCAACGTCCTCAACTACTTCACGACGCTCGGCGAGCGCGGCGCGCAGGACGCCGCGGCGTTCCAGCGGCAGCGCGCCAAGATCGTGACCGCCATCACCGGCCTCGACGCCGAGGTCGTGACCCTGATGGAGATCGAGAACTCGTCCCGCTTCGGCGAGCCGGCCGACACCGCGACGGCCGACCTGGTGCGCGGCCTCAACGACGCCGCCGGCTCCACGGTGTGGGACTACGTGCGCACCCCGGCCGCGCTGCAGTCGACGCCGACGGACGAGATCCAGAACGCGATCATCTACCGCACCGACGCCGTCACGCCCGTCGGCGCCGCCGCGACGCAGATCGACGAGACCGTGTGGGGCAACGCCCGCGAGCCGATCGCGCAGTCCTTCCGCGGCGACGACCGCACCTTCACGGTGGTCGCGAACCACTTCAAGTCGAAGTCCGGCTCGGGCACGCAGCCGGCCGACGGCCAGGGCTTCTTCAACGCCGACCGCGTCGCGCAGGCGAAGGCCGTGGCGCGCTTCGCGACCGAGCTGCGGGCCTCGAGCGGCTCCGACCTCCTCTACCTGCTCGGCGACTTCAACGCCTACGCGCAGGAGGACCCCATCCAGGTGCTCCGCGACGCCGGGTTCGTCGACCTCGTGCCCGCGAAGGCGCCGGGGGAGCGCACGTACTCGTTCGACGGCGAGGTCGGATCCCTCGACCACGTCCTCGCGACGGGCGCGGGCGCCGCGGCCGTGACGGGGGTAGGGGTCTGGGACCTCAACGCCCCCGAGTGGGCGGCGCGCGAGTACGACGGCACCGCGACCGACGGATCCAGCGCCTTCCGGTCGAGCGACCACGACCCCGTCAAGGTCGGCCTCGACACCGTCCGCGACGCGTCGACCCTCGTCGGGTACGCCGACCGCCTGCTCGCCCGCAGCGGCCAGCCCGTGCGCTACACGGTGCGGCTCGCCGCGGGGGCCAGCGCCCCCACGGGCCGCGTGCAGGTCCTCGACCGGGGCCGCGCCATCGCCTCCGTCGACCTGACCGCCGCCGACGCGGGCCGCGCGACCGTCACGCTGCCGGCGCTCTCCCGCGGGATCCACCTGCTCACCGCCTCCTACGCGGGCGGCGACGCCGCGAAGGGCTCGAGCACGGTCTGGCCGTCGATCGTCCTCGTCTGGTAG
- the trxA gene encoding thioredoxin yields the protein MATTELTQENFESIVDSNGIVVVDFWADWCGPCKQFAPVFDKSSEKHADIVHGKVDTEAQQFLAQQANISAIPTLMIFKDQTLIFSQAGALPAPALESLIEEVRAVDVAALKEQAAAEAAQATPGASADPTAI from the coding sequence ATGGCCACCACCGAGCTCACGCAAGAGAACTTCGAGAGCATCGTCGACTCCAACGGCATCGTCGTCGTCGACTTCTGGGCCGACTGGTGCGGCCCCTGCAAGCAGTTCGCCCCCGTCTTCGACAAGTCGAGCGAGAAGCACGCCGACATCGTCCACGGCAAGGTCGACACCGAGGCGCAGCAGTTCCTCGCGCAGCAGGCGAACATCTCCGCCATCCCGACGCTCATGATCTTCAAGGACCAGACGCTGATCTTCAGCCAGGCCGGCGCCCTGCCCGCCCCGGCGCTCGAGTCCCTCATCGAGGAGGTGCGCGCCGTCGACGTGGCCGCCCTCAAGGAGCAGGCCGCCGCCGAGGCCGCGCAGGCGACCCCCGGCGCGAGCGCCGACCCGACCGCGATCTGA